The Vreelandella piezotolerans genomic interval ATTTCTACAATTTCACTACGTTGATGCTCATCATCACCAATTATATTAAGTTCTTCGCTAGACACTAGGAAGTCAATTCTTGACTTAATTGCTTCAAGACCCATGGGGGGGATGTCTAGCCAGGATTTATCCCTTGGTGCTGAGCGTAACAGTGAATTGGGAAGATGCGAGTCGCTTATCGGCTGCGTTCCGAATAGCAAAGAAACCTTATCTTTGAAGGGGATAATCCGATTAACTAAGTGTTCGAGTTGGCTTATATCTGATCTTGCACGATAAACATGATCTAGCCCATCAATAATGATAACTAGGGTTTTGTTGTCTTCCGCAGCTGTATCTGCCGCCTTACTTATCCAGGCCTCAAGCTGCTGGGGGTCAAATTTTTCACTATCGAAGTCGTTGGGATAAAGGGTTTTGATCTGACTTTGTAAAGACTGAGCTGCATTATTAAAAGCAACCCTGTCGCCTATAAATTGGGGTGATAAATAGTAGTGGTGTCTAATTACAGGTGTCTTCTTCTCAATTAGTTCGTCAGTTAAGAATGATAAATATGTGCTCTTTCCCATGCCCGGAAGGCCTGAGATAACTGAACTACCTTGCTTGGCTGTTCTATTCAATATTTCGGTATGAAAATCGTCTGTGGGAGGTGTATAACCGCCTGGAATTTCAAAAAACTGGGAAATTGTTTTTCTAGTTCCCAGAGATAAGATTTCGTTTATATGTCTAAGATAAATTTTGCCATCTGGTGATGGTTCGTTTTTTCTTGTAGCCCAGCGTTCAATAGCTTTCAATAATTGAAGCCAGCTTTCATTGCTAGCATGGTCTGGTACAAGTGAATCATGTAGTTTAATTTCTAAGTCATCAATTTTCTTTTGGCTATGTTCAAAAATTAGTGTTGCGAAAAAATCCCTAGCCTTTTGTTCTGTTCCTAGCTGGCCAGATATTTTGGACTTAATATCATCTGGTATGAGTGAGTAATCTACTTTGTCTTCTTTTAGACAATTTGAAACAATCTGGTCAGGTATTCTGTTTGTAATAAGTTTGGCAATAGATATTGTGCTGGAAGTACCAAACTTCTCGATGTCGGCAGACCATTTTTCTATAAGAGATGTGCCATTGCTCTTCTTCTTGAGTAGCCAGTCAAAATCTAAACGCAAATCTTCACGTTCAGAATCAATTGTGAATTTGACTTGGTAGAGCTCATATTCTCCATTGGCTGTACAGCAAATAACATCATCAAGGCTCTTGACATGGCCAAGCCCTTGATTAACCTCTATGCTCATCCATTGATACTTCTCTGGTTCGTGAAACCAATTTATCAGTGTGCGAATACACATAAGGTCTTGGTATGTGTATCCAACGCGAGTTAGTTGTGATGGTTTAATTTTAGAGGATGTGACCAAAAGAAAAATCCTACTTATGACTTCGGCTCGCTAACAGTGTGTTAGACGGCGCGTTTTATGATTGGATGGACGGGCTGGCACTTTTTTGCGGAATGTCCGCTCTGGGTCGATATCAGCCATTAGCTCGCTCCTGTGTTCATCTGCAACACAAGCTCATAAACCCGCGCAGGATCGTCCTCAATGCATAAATTGGGGCTTTTCCCATCCAGCTGCGGATGCGCTGTTTTCATCCAACGCCTTGCCAATACTTCCCCCATTACCTGAACTGCTGCTTCCCAGACATCTTCTCTGCTGGGGGTGTCGATGATTTCTCTGCCGACATCGCGCATATTCTGCCATCCTTGAATGTCGTCAGGTTCCGGGGCATTTGGATCGCATTGATCAAGTAGGATGTTGAGCCGAGCGGGTCTGACTGCTGATGCTTTCTCTAGCAGTGTCGATGTCTTCAGCAACGCGTCTCGTAACCAAGCTTCAACAGCTGCGCAGACATAATCATTTTCTTGCGGTGGAACCACAGCGCTAGTGTTGCCGCTTTGAATGATGAAAAAATATTCTGGGATAGGCAGTGCGCGACCATCACGGAGGTAAGCCACAATCTCACCGCTCATATCGGGCAGGTAAGCATCACCGCTTTGTAAACACTCCAGTGCTTGGCGAAACGTTTCTAGTGGCTGGGGGAATCTGTCCCGTAAATCAAAAGCGCGGAAAGCAAACACACTTTGTAAAGGGTCGTTAGTAGACGGCTTGGCTAGGGGCATCCTGCTCTCCAAATATATTACGCACCGCTAATTTCTAAACCACCTTAGCACCAGATTATTTGATTTGCTCACCATTCTGGCTTTTTTAATTAGCAGCGCTGCCGCTTAAAGCTTAACGTTCACTAGCTCTTCCCAGCGAGTGGTATAGCGCGGCGTGCGGTGTTCAGCGCGTAATGTCCAGGCATTTCCAACCCGAGGCAGCCCTAGTTGTATCGTCCCTCGCCCTAGTTCTCGATTGAGCTTGTCGACAGTAGCCATCAACCGTTCACTACGCCTTGCTTCTTCCTCTGTTTGCGGTGTTTCTGTCAGTGTCAGTTGGCGGTTGGCTTTGGGGGAGAGATCGAGAAGCATGATGCCGGCTTTATGGTAGGCGTAGCCCTTACGCCAGAGCTGCCGGAGCCCTTGAATCGCAGCATGAATCAGCTCGCGACTATCGTCCGTCGGGCGTTCTAGTGTCACTACCACGCGATTACGGTACTGTGGCAAATCTTGTCGAAACGCATTGGTGCGCACAAACACCATCACGGCGCTGGTGACGCTGTGCTGCTTGCGTAGCTTTTCGCCTGCTCGGGCGGCGTGTTGGCGAAGGGCTTCACGCAGGTCATGAGGGCTGGAGGTGAGGCGCCCAAACGAGCGGGATACCATGATCTGTTGTTTGGGTTGGCTCATATCGTCGAGTTGAATCGCAGGCTGTCCGCGTAATTCCCAGACAATGCGTTCCTGCACCACGCTGAAGTGACGCCGAATGTGCTTTGGATCGGCTTCGCGCAGCTGCCAGGCGGTGTCTATCCCCATCACGCGTAACCGTTCGCCGGTACGTCGTGCAATGCCCCATAGTTCGGTCACCGGTAGCTGTTTGAGTAGCGCTTGAGTGGCATGGCTATCCGCCGTTAACAGGCAAACACCTTGTTCTTGGTAGCCTGGGTGTTTCTTTGCGGCGTGGTTGGCTACTTTGGCCAATACCCGTGTCGGCGCAAAACCGACCGAAACCGGAATTCCCGTCCATTGCCGTACTGTCTGGCGTAATTTTTGCCCATAGGCTTCTAGGGTCGCAGGTTCAAAGCCGTGAAACCCCACAAAGCTTTCGTCGATGGAGTACACCTCTACGTCCGGCGAAAACTCTGTTAGTGCCTCTGTCACGCGACGGCTCATATCCCCGTAAAGCGCATAATTACTCGACAAAAGAATAGCTTGGCGGCGGATAAACGGCGGCAGCAAATGCATGGCCGTCCCCATCTCGACACCCAGCGCTTTTAGCTCATTGGAGCGGGCCACCACACAACCGTCGTTGTTAGAGAGCACACCAACAGGTCGCCCTTCTAGCGT includes:
- a CDS encoding Y-family DNA polymerase; this encodes MIALVDCNNFYVSCERVFNPTLEGRPVGVLSNNDGCVVARSNELKALGVEMGTAMHLLPPFIRRQAILLSSNYALYGDMSRRVTEALTEFSPDVEVYSIDESFVGFHGFEPATLEAYGQKLRQTVRQWTGIPVSVGFAPTRVLAKVANHAAKKHPGYQEQGVCLLTADSHATQALLKQLPVTELWGIARRTGERLRVMGIDTAWQLREADPKHIRRHFSVVQERIVWELRGQPAIQLDDMSQPKQQIMVSRSFGRLTSSPHDLREALRQHAARAGEKLRKQHSVTSAVMVFVRTNAFRQDLPQYRNRVVVTLERPTDDSRELIHAAIQGLRQLWRKGYAYHKAGIMLLDLSPKANRQLTLTETPQTEEEARRSERLMATVDKLNRELGRGTIQLGLPRVGNAWTLRAEHRTPRYTTRWEELVNVKL